In Nitrospira sp., a single genomic region encodes these proteins:
- a CDS encoding methyltransferase domain-containing protein: MNQGQYAAKPTTRDWAEFCCPECMGTLMKLSDAYSCPSCERRYPIQEGIPCFSELSTYHGEVPKDLMTTILKDSERLGYRKAFEQHIQDPFIYKYVDDESRSLWINIIPHGPDSTFLDVGCGWGTNAAPISQEVGTVIALDATFERVKFVQIRCRQDKKFNVVPILGSAIKLPLPDNSVDIVAFNGVLEWLGGIDTTRNPVELQQQALREAWRVLRPDGYVYIGIENRYSLRYMLGDQDDHSFMKYTSLMPRGVANLYCRLRTGGAYFTYTHSLAEYHRFLREAQFANVRSYFPWPDYRNPTSIVSLEREAVVKHLSALMGNGAGLSFRQRVYLTLLKLLTVCEGRGRLCHSFCFVAQK; this comes from the coding sequence ATGAATCAAGGCCAATACGCGGCCAAACCGACAACGAGGGATTGGGCGGAGTTTTGCTGTCCGGAATGCATGGGAACGCTGATGAAACTCTCTGATGCCTACAGTTGCCCGTCTTGTGAGCGACGGTACCCGATCCAAGAAGGGATTCCCTGTTTCTCTGAACTCTCGACCTACCATGGTGAGGTACCGAAGGACCTGATGACGACCATTCTCAAGGACTCGGAACGGCTCGGATACAGGAAGGCGTTCGAACAACACATCCAGGATCCATTCATCTACAAGTACGTGGATGACGAGAGTCGTTCGTTATGGATCAACATCATTCCGCATGGTCCGGATTCGACGTTCTTGGACGTCGGTTGCGGATGGGGAACGAATGCGGCTCCGATTTCTCAGGAGGTGGGGACGGTCATTGCCTTGGATGCCACCTTTGAACGTGTCAAGTTCGTCCAGATTCGCTGTCGCCAGGATAAGAAATTCAATGTGGTTCCGATTCTGGGCTCAGCCATCAAGCTACCGCTTCCAGACAACAGTGTAGACATCGTGGCGTTCAACGGAGTTCTCGAATGGCTGGGCGGTATTGACACAACCAGAAATCCCGTCGAACTTCAACAGCAGGCATTGCGGGAGGCCTGGAGGGTCCTCAGGCCTGATGGCTATGTGTATATCGGGATCGAGAATCGGTACAGTTTGCGATACATGTTGGGTGACCAGGACGACCATAGCTTCATGAAATATACGAGCCTGATGCCTCGAGGAGTGGCTAATCTGTACTGCCGCCTGCGGACAGGTGGGGCGTATTTCACCTATACGCATTCGCTGGCAGAATACCACCGGTTCCTGCGCGAAGCGCAGTTTGCGAATGTCCGTTCCTATTTTCCCTGGCCAGACTATCGCAATCCCACCTCCATTGTTTCCTTGGAGAGAGAAGCTGTTGTCAAGCATTTGTCAGCTCTGATGGGTAATGGCGCAGGACTATCCTTCCGGCAACGCGTATATTTGACCCTGCTGAAGCTCCTTACCGTCTGTGAGGGTAGGGGGCGTCTCTGTCACTCATTTTGCTTTGTCGCGCAGAAATAG
- a CDS encoding O-antigen ligase family protein, whose translation MHPTVAFQGSKGPGEFSQSQPLPGRNPNLQIGMRPQGQPESKAGFYLVLANLIFEFGRPQDQLPGIKGIPFGMGLSILILLKVLRSGKINFSRLQTKLWIPLLGIMAIHVPIATNNFWALMTFKDMVLLYCVYLGIVTFVDSTEKMMTLMKLWVGIHGFLAVMGIMKGGKGIGSWMGDENDFCMVMDMAAPFAYFLMFSATDVVQRLKYLGVLGTIILGAMASLSRGGFMGLAAVGAYCWYRSPRKMNALIVLAVAAVFMVVLAPESYWDEIASSTSDETLQHGTGAERFYTWGIGMEMFYWNPIIGIGQSNFPWTFDIYQEGRTFKGRSIAGRQAHSAWVTLISELGLAGIIIIGLMFYQCYKDLKLVRVNLSPAESVRKHGQIMKVGEDVRVYLARAMEGSLIGFIVSGVFISILWYPSLWIMVAFVVALRNVSEGVGDETRTTLVRGVPLPKLEAKPSSPKSSFGRAP comes from the coding sequence ATGCATCCTACCGTAGCATTCCAGGGATCGAAGGGGCCCGGAGAGTTCAGCCAGTCGCAGCCGCTTCCCGGCCGCAATCCGAATCTTCAGATAGGCATGCGGCCTCAGGGACAGCCAGAAAGCAAAGCGGGCTTTTACCTCGTCTTGGCAAATCTGATCTTTGAGTTTGGGCGTCCTCAAGATCAGCTTCCGGGCATCAAAGGCATTCCCTTTGGGATGGGGCTTTCAATATTGATTCTCTTAAAAGTGTTGAGGTCAGGAAAGATCAACTTTTCCAGACTTCAAACGAAGCTCTGGATACCGCTCCTTGGCATCATGGCAATTCATGTGCCGATCGCCACAAACAATTTCTGGGCGCTCATGACATTTAAGGATATGGTTCTTCTCTACTGTGTGTATCTCGGCATTGTCACTTTCGTTGATTCTACAGAAAAGATGATGACCCTCATGAAGTTGTGGGTCGGCATTCACGGCTTTCTGGCAGTGATGGGAATAATGAAGGGAGGAAAAGGTATCGGTTCGTGGATGGGAGACGAAAATGACTTCTGCATGGTAATGGACATGGCCGCGCCGTTCGCCTACTTTTTGATGTTCTCCGCAACCGATGTCGTGCAGCGGTTGAAATATCTCGGTGTTCTGGGAACCATTATTCTGGGGGCCATGGCTAGTCTGTCGCGCGGAGGGTTTATGGGACTGGCGGCCGTTGGGGCCTATTGCTGGTATCGCTCTCCCAGGAAAATGAATGCTCTGATTGTATTGGCTGTCGCGGCGGTCTTTATGGTGGTGCTTGCGCCGGAATCCTACTGGGACGAAATAGCTTCTTCAACCAGCGATGAAACGCTTCAGCATGGTACCGGCGCCGAACGGTTTTATACCTGGGGCATTGGGATGGAGATGTTTTACTGGAATCCCATCATCGGGATTGGGCAGAGTAATTTCCCCTGGACTTTTGATATTTACCAGGAAGGGAGGACGTTTAAAGGAAGATCCATAGCCGGCCGGCAGGCGCACTCGGCCTGGGTTACGCTGATTTCAGAGTTAGGACTTGCCGGCATCATCATTATCGGGCTGATGTTCTATCAATGCTACAAAGATCTTAAACTTGTGAGGGTCAATCTCTCACCTGCTGAGTCGGTACGAAAGCACGGACAAATCATGAAAGTTGGTGAAGATGTTCGCGTGTACCTTGCAAGAGCAATGGAAGGAAGTTTGATTGGCTTTATCGTTAGTGGAGTATTCATCTCCATCCTCTGGTATCCGAGTCTGTGGATTATGGTCGCTTTCGTGGTGGCGCTCCGAAATGTTTCGGAAGGAGTCGGCGACGAAACGAGGACGACATTGGTTCGCGGGGTCCCGTTACCAAAGCTCGAAGCGAAGCCATCCTCGCCGAAGTCCTCATTCGGGCGTGCACCCTAA
- a CDS encoding glycosyltransferase, whose amino-acid sequence MKQTSGKTILFLSTSSGPGGAERMISSLAASLEVLGFRVLVGLFRPGWLKEQCESKGLGVHVLPIRGMFGWRWFRECWKLVRRERVSLIHSHEFSAIVYGWIIARLAGLPFVGTIHGKNYFWEKRRRRLAYRMVARFGKLAAVSEDLKRFVIDKIGLADSAVQVIYNGVEPGRLVTQEEMVKSRTELGLFSKGLVVGAIGSLYPVKGHRYLLDAMPAVLSRYPDLVLLLVGRGILEDQLKEQAKELGIERHVRFLGMRNDISKILASLDVFVLPSLSEGLSLALLEAMAAGRPAVATRVGGNAELVVEGETGLLVSSNDPKALTDALCRLLANGTMRETLGRNAVERIRRRFSAGRMGENYQQLYTSLLRIG is encoded by the coding sequence ATGAAGCAAACAAGCGGCAAGACTATCCTGTTCCTCTCCACGAGTAGCGGACCAGGCGGAGCAGAACGAATGATCAGTAGCCTCGCCGCCTCCCTGGAGGTGCTTGGCTTTCGTGTCCTCGTCGGGCTGTTTCGTCCAGGCTGGCTCAAGGAGCAATGTGAAAGCAAAGGATTGGGCGTCCATGTGTTGCCCATTAGGGGGATGTTCGGTTGGAGGTGGTTTCGAGAATGCTGGAAACTTGTTCGCCGTGAACGTGTAAGTCTTATACATTCCCATGAGTTCAGCGCGATTGTCTATGGATGGATCATTGCTCGACTGGCCGGCCTGCCATTCGTGGGGACCATCCACGGGAAGAATTATTTTTGGGAAAAGCGGCGACGCCGCCTGGCCTACCGAATGGTCGCTCGATTCGGAAAGCTGGCGGCGGTTTCTGAAGACCTCAAAAGATTCGTCATCGACAAAATAGGTCTTGCGGACTCGGCAGTTCAAGTGATCTATAACGGCGTGGAACCAGGCCGACTGGTAACCCAGGAGGAAATGGTTAAGAGTCGAACAGAATTGGGTTTGTTCAGCAAGGGACTTGTCGTCGGAGCGATTGGAAGCCTGTACCCCGTGAAGGGGCATCGGTATCTGCTGGATGCGATGCCGGCCGTTCTCTCTCGATATCCCGACCTCGTACTCTTGCTGGTCGGACGGGGGATCCTGGAAGATCAGCTCAAGGAGCAGGCTAAGGAGTTGGGGATCGAGCGACATGTCCGCTTTTTAGGAATGCGCAACGACATCTCGAAGATTTTGGCTAGTCTGGACGTTTTTGTGTTGCCCTCCCTGTCGGAAGGTCTCTCACTGGCGCTCTTGGAGGCGATGGCGGCCGGACGACCTGCCGTGGCAACTCGGGTGGGAGGAAACGCGGAGTTGGTCGTAGAAGGAGAAACCGGCTTGCTGGTGTCCTCGAATGACCCCAAAGCCTTGACCGACGCCCTATGCAGGTTGTTGGCTAATGGGACTATGCGGGAGACCCTCGGTCGAAATGCCGTCGAGAGAATTCGGCGACGGTTCAGTGCCGGACGGATGGGTGAGAACTACCAGCAGCTCTATACCAGCCTCCTTCGCATCGGGTAG